One genomic window of Quercus lobata isolate SW786 chromosome 9, ValleyOak3.0 Primary Assembly, whole genome shotgun sequence includes the following:
- the LOC115962172 gene encoding uncharacterized protein LOC115962172, whose protein sequence is MGKEHSGRVRGVGFGPTPSGRSGSNLPCVPGPSSTETAQRMTALENSMRDQLADSEQRHQQQLAEALAEAKRESDARHQQQLAEALAEAKRESDARHEQQLAEAMRESERRHQQQLDETKREMGEAKQRMDEMVAFLQKNVISSLRGYSGNSATS, encoded by the exons ATGGGCAAAGAACATTCTGGACGTGTCCGTGGGGTCGGTTTTGGACCAACCCCATCAGGAAGAAGTGGGTCCAACCTTCCATGTGTGCCTGGGCCGTCGTCCACTGAAACGGCCCAACGAATGACTGCATTGGAAAATTCGATGAGGGACCAACTTGCTGACTCAGAGCAAAGGCATCAGCAGCAACTGGCCGAAGCACTGGCTGAAGCAAAGCGGGAGTCAGATGCACGGCATCAGCAGCAACTAGCCGAAGCACTGGCCGAAGCAAAGCGGGAGTCAGATGCACGGCATGAGCAGCAACTGGCCGAAGCAATGCGCGAATCAGAAAGACGGCATCAGCAGCAGCTGGACGAAACAAAGCGGGAAATGGGTGAGGCAAAGCAGAGAATGGATGAAATGGTAGCCTTCTTACAAAAGAATGTCATCTCAAGTTTACGCGGTTATTCAG gTAATAGCGCTACATCATAG